The sequence GGTCGACACCCGCGCAGAGCGGCACGACAATCAGCGGAATAGGCCGACCCCGTGCACTGCGTCCTCGCTAGTGTTTTACTTCAAAAGGAATCTCCAACCCGAACCAGAAGGTCCAGGCCGGGGATGTCAACATATCTGGCGTTGACTTTTGGCACGCTGTTGAGTTCTCAAGGAACGGATACTTTCTTCAAGCCGCTCTCGCAGGCTCTCCGAGTGTTTCGTTCATGTTTCCAGCTTATCAGATCCGGCGCAGTGCCTTTTCCGACTTCCTGGCTGGCCAGGTCCGTCTTTCCTGCTTTCGCGGCGACCGTCACTCTACTGTATTTCCGGACCAGGTCCGGACCATGCTGAATCCGAAGGGAAAAAGCGAGGCTGGTAAATCAGTAAATGTGATGGTCGCACCGTTCGGGTTCCGGGTCGGCCTCTCGGCTGCCCTGCTGCCCGCCCGGGTTCAGGCGACTCGGTCAACACTAGGCCAGCCGAGCGGCTCCGTCAAACACGGAGGGGCCAGATCTGACCAGATCTGGCCCCTCCGGGCTGTCTTCCCAGCTCAAGGCTGGTACCGATCAAGCCACCTGACAGACTCTCAGCGTCCGGTGGAGTGAAACGGCATCAGTTCGTGACCAGCTCCACGGCCGCGAGGTTGCGCTTGCCGCGGCGCAGCACCAGCCAGCGGCCGTGCAGCAGATCGGCCTCGGTGGGGACCGCGTCCTCGTCGGCGACCTTCGCGTTGTTGAGGTACGCGCCGCCCTCCTTCAGGGTGCGGCGGGCGGCCGAGCGGCTCGGGGCCAGGCCGACGGCGACCAGCAGGTCGGCCATCGGGGCCAGCTCCGTGACCGTGGCGCGCGGCACCTCGGCGAGGGCCGAGGCCAGGGTGGCGGCCGCCAGTTCGGCGAGGTCGCCCTGGCCGAACAGCGCCTTGGAGGCGGCGACGGCGCGCTCGTACTCCTCGGCGCTGTGCACCAGGGTGGTGAGCTCCTCGGCCAGCGCGCGCTGGGCGAGGCGGGCCTGCGGACGCTCGGCGGTCTCCCGCTCCAGCTCCTCGATCTCCTCCTTCGAACGGAACGAGAAGATCCGCAGGAAGGTGGCGACATCGCGGTCGTCCGCGTTGAGCCAGAACTGGTAGAAGGCGTAGGGCGTGGTCAGCTCGGGGTCGAGCCAGATGGTGCCGGACTCGGTCTTGCCGAACTTGGTGCCGTCGGCCTTCACGATCAGCGGGGTGGCCAGGGCGTGCACCGACTTGCCCTCGGCCTTGCGGATCAGGTCGGTGCCGGCGGTGAGGTTGCCCCACTGGTCGCTGCCGCCGGTCTGCAGGGTGCAGTTGTAGCGGCGGTTCAGCTCCAGGAAGTCCATGCCCTGGAGGATCTGGTAGCTGAACTCGGTGTAGCTGATGCCCGCGTCGGAGTTGAGCCGTCGGGCCACGGCCTCCTTGGCGATCATGTTGTTGACCCGGAAGTACTTGCCGACGTCGCGCAGCAGGCTGATCGCCGACAGGCCCGAGGTCCAGTCGAGGTTGTTGACCATGCGGGCCGCGAACGGGCCCTCGAAGTCGAGGAACTTCTCGATCTGGCCGCGCAGGCGAAGGACCCAGCCGGCCACCGTCTCGGGGTCGTTGAGCACTCGCTCGGCGGTCGGCTTGGGATCGCCGATCAGACCCGTGGCGCCACCGACCAGGCCCAGCGGCAGGTGTCCGGCCTGCTGGATCCGGCGCATGGTGAGGATCTGCACCAGGTTGCCGAGGTGCAGGCTCGGCGCGGTCGGGTCGAAGCCGCAATAGAACGTGACCGGGCCGTCCGCGAACGCCTTGCGCAATGCGTCCTCGTCAGTGGAGAGGGCGAGCAGCCCGCGCCACTGCAGCTCGTCGACGATGTCCGTCACGGTCACGGTTCTCCTTGGTCGGGTCGGGTCCGCCGCTGGGCGGGCCGACAGCATCAGGCTTGGTTCCAGCGTGTCCGAGGGTACGCGGTCCGCGCTAGCCGGTTTTACTCGGTGAGCGTCGGCGCGGGGTGTGCGCGCGGTACGGGCTGACCGTGGGATCGCCGTCGATCCAGAACCGCCAGGGGGTGTCGGCGGCGGTGGCGACGCCGGTGCGCGGGCCGGTGCGGATCCGCGCGGCGGGCGGCGGGGTGCCGGGGAGCAGGCTGAAGACCGGCCCGTCGACCACGTCCTCGCCGTCCTGGGCGCGGTCGACGCCGAGCGCGAGGGCGAGCCGGGCCGGGCCCTGGGCGAGGTCGTGGTCGCGTCGGCTGGTGCTGCGGCGGCTGCGGGCCAGTGCCACTCCCCCGGTCACCTCGCCGGCCCTCAGCAGCACTCCGCCGGGGTGGAGTTCGGGGCCGCAGACCAGGTTGAGGCAGAAGTGCATGCCGTAGGTGAAGTACACGTACGCGTGGCCGGGCGGGCCGAACATCACGGCGTTGCGCGCGGTGCGGCCGCGATAGGCGTGTGACGCGGGGTCGTCAGGTCCCTGGTAGGCCTCGACCTCGGTGAGGCGCAGTTCGACGCTGCCGGCGGGCAGGGTGCAGCGCAGCACCCGGCCGAGCAGGTCGGGGGCCACCTCGGGGGACGGGCGGTCGAAGAAGCCGCGCGGGAGGGGGGCGGCAGGGTCCTTGGGCACGAGCCGAGCCTAGGGCCTGTCCGCCTCTGCCGGCCGAGGCCCGGGCAGCCGCGTTGAGCGGCGGAAATTCCGTTGTCCGGCAGGCCTCTTGAAGGTCACAGTGGTCGGGTCCGCCGGACGGCGGCGAAGGCCTGGGAGGTGCCCGGAAGATGCGCAACACGCTGGTGCTGAACGCGAGCTACGAGCCGCTGTCGACGGTGTCGCTGCAGCGTGCGGTGGTGCTGGTGCTCCAGGACAAGGCCGTGGTCGAGCAGGCCCATCCGCTGCGAGTGGTGCGGGCGACGGGTCTTTCGGTGCCGGTACCCCGGGTGATCAGGCTGCAGCGGTACGTCAGAGTGCCGTTCCGACAACGGGCCCCGTGGTCGCGGCGCGGTGTGCTGGTCCGTGACCAGCACCTGTGCGCCTACTGCGGGCGGCGCGCGACCACGGTGGACCACCTGGTGCCCAAGTCGCGCGGCGGTGCCGACAGCTGGCTGAACACCGTGGCGGCCTGCGCCGAGGACAACCAGCGCAAGGCCGACCGGACGCCGGAGCAGGCCCAGATGGTGCTGCTGCGGCGCCCGTTCGAGCCGACCCCGGAGGCCTCGCTGATGCTGGCGCTGGGCCTGCGGGCCGGTGAGGCCGGGGAGCTGGCCGACTGGCTGCCGCAGCCGGTGTCGGTGTCGGCGTCACAGCCGGTGCCGGCCTGACGGACGTCAGCTCTTGGCCTGGTAGGCCGTCGCCGTGCCGAAGTGGGTCGAGTGCTCGGGGACGGCCAGCACCCGGCCGCCGCCGATCAGCACTCGGCCCGAGGTGAGCAGCGAACCGGTGTCCCGGGGAAAGCCGCCGCCGACGCTCTCCTGACCGGTCGTCAGGGCGAACCGGCTCAGGTGGGCGGGCTGGCCGACCCGCTCGTCGGCGCCCAGCACCAGCGCGCCGTTGTCCAGGCCGACCGCGCGGACGGTGCCCTTCTCGTTGACGGCGGTGTGCCAGAGCTGCTTGCCGTTGCCGAGGTCGTAGGCGGCCGCGGCGAGGGTGCCGTCGGCGGCGGCCAGGGTGCTGACCAGGGTGTGGTCCTGGAAGAAGACGGTGGGCACCGGGTCGAAGGTGCCGTGGGTGGCGTCCAGTCGGGAGCCGTCCTGCATGATCGCCACGGTGCCGGCCGGGTCGCCGTTCTGGCCGAAGGCGAGGACCTTCTCGTCGGTGGGCTGGTCGCCGGTGGTGAGCAGTGCGGCGGGTTCGGCGGACAGCACGCTGACGGTCTTGGGCTGGCCGTCCAGTCCGTGCGACCAGGTCACCTTGCCGTCGGCGACGCCGAGCGCGACCACCTGCTCGCCGGGGTTGCTGTCGGCGCAGGCGCTGTGCAGCAGCACGGTGGCGCCGGAGGCGTTGCCGGAGAGGGTGCAGAACTTGCCCTGGCCGCCGTACTGCCAGGCGTCCTTGCCGTCGGCGGCGGCCCAGGCGGACACCTTGTCGTCGCCGACCGCGATCACCTTGTCGTCGGTGACGGCGACGTGGGCGGCGTACGGGTTGTTGGTGTCGGAGAGCTTCTTGGTCCAGGCGGTCTTGCCGGCCTTGGTGTCGACGGCGGCGAGCAGGGTGCAGGGGCTCTTCGGGTCGGCCTGGGTGCGGAACAGTGCGCCGCCGAGGCCGGCCGGGTTGACGGTGGGTGACAGGCCGCAGGGCACGGCGCCCTGGGCGGGGGCGTCCAGGGTCCAGGTGGGCTTGCCGGTCGCCAGGTCGTAGGCGTGCACGCCGGTGCTGTCGGCGCGGACCAGGGCGTCGGCCAGCAGCCAGCTGCCGGTGAGGGTGTCGTCGCCGCCCTGCTGGGGGGCGGCGGCCGGCTGGGCGGCCCAGATCTTGTTGTGGGCGACGGCGAAGCCGGTGTCACTGGCCGGGCCGGCCGGCGTGCTCTTGCTGCCGCTGCCGCCGCTGGTGACCACGATGCCCGCGGTGATCAGGACGGCGAGCGCGGCGACACCCGCGGCGCCGCGGATCAGCAGGGCGCGGCGGTCGGGCAGGCCGTCGGTGGCGAGGACGCCGGAGACGGCGCCCTTGGCGGTGGAGCGGGCGCGGTCGAGCAGGGAGCCGCCGCCGCGCCGGGGGCTGGAGGCGGGGTCCGAGCCCGGGGCCGGGTCCGCGGCGGGGTCGGTGGTCGGGTCCGCGGCGGGCTGGGCGTCCGGTTCGGGGGCCGGGACGGCCACCGGCTCCAGCGGGTTCAGCGGGTCGGGGTCGGCTGCCGGGGCGGGGACCGCGTACGGGTCCACGTACTGCGGTGCCTCGACCTGCTGGTACTGGTCCTGCTGGAACGGCTCCTGCGAGTACGGCTCCTGCGAGTACGGCCCCGGCTGGTGCTGCCCCGGCTGGTACTGCTCCTGGTAGCCGTGCCACTGCCAGGTCTGGTCCCCCGGCTGCGGCTGGTACTGCGGTGGCTGCTGGTCGGTCCCGGGGTACCAGGAGTGCTGGTACTCGTAGCCGTCCTGAGTCATGCGTTCCCTTTGTCCCGACTGCGTCTGGCAGCCGCCAGCATCTCACGCCACCCGGGGTGGGTACTCAGGATTCGCGCAGCGCCCGGTCGATCCTGGCCGCGAGTTGGAGGTCCAGGCCGGTCAGGCCGCCGGCGCTGTGGGTGGACAGGACGAAGCTGAGGGTGCGCCAGCGGATGTCGATGTCCGGGTGGTGGTCGAGCTCCTCGGCGGCCTCGGCGACCGCCACCACCACCCGGATCGCGGCCGGGAAGTCGGCGGCGTCGGCGGTCCTGGCGATCGAGTCGCCCTGGCGCTGCCAGCCGGGGAGTTCGGCCAGTCCGGCGGTGATTTCGTCCTCGGTCAGCAGGATGCGGTTGGTCATGTTTCCCGAGCTTAGGGGACCGAGGACGAAATCTGATGGAACGTCAGCTGATCAGCAGCTTGGTGACCGCGATCAGGCCGACCACCACGATCAGGCCGCGCAGGGCGACGGGTGGCAGGCGGCGGCCGACCTTGGCGCCGATAAGGCCACCGAGCGCCGAGCCGACCGCGATCAGCAGCGCCACCAGCCAGTCGATGTGGGCGGTGAACATGAAGAAGATCGCGGCGACAGCGTTGACGATCAGCGCCAGCACGTTCTTGACGGCGTTCATCCGCTGCAGTTCGTCGCGGAGCAGCATGCCCATCAGGGCGAGCAGCAGGACGCCCTGGGCGGCGCCGAAGTAGCCGCCGTAGATGCCGGTCAGGAAGACACCGGCGACCAGGGCGGGGCTGCCGTCCGGGTGGGTGGTGGCGCCGCCGCGGGCGGCGACCGCGCGGGCCACCCGGGGCTGGATCACCACCAGGACCAGGGCGAGCAGGATCAGCACCGGGACGATCGCGTCGAAGGCCTTGCTGGGCAGCCGGGTGAGCAGCATCGCGCCGAGCAGGCCGCCGAGCATCGACGCGATGCCCAGCCGGATCAGCCGGCCGCGCTGACCGACCAGTTCGCGCCGGTAGCCGATCGCACCGCTGACCGATCCCGGCACCAGGCCCAGCGTGTTGGACACGTTGGCGGTGACCGGGGGCAGCCCGAACGCCAGCAGGACCGGGAACGTGATCAGCGTTCCCGATCCCACGATGACGTTGATGGTGCCCGCGCCGGCTCCGGCGGCGAAGACCGCCAGTCCTTCCCAAGGAGTCATGGACTCGTCCCTACGTCTCGCGTGTCCGCCCCCGGTTCCGGGTGGCGGCTCTCGCGATCATTCCGGACGACGGCCCCGCCGCCCAGCGGGTTTCAGGATGAGAGACAACACGTGAGACGGTGCGGACGATCCACTTACTCCGCGTCGACCTGCTCCGGGTCGGCTTGATCCGGGTCGGCTTGATCCGGCGACTTAACGCGGGTCGACTTGCTCCGGCGGCCTACTCCGGGTCGATCTGCGGGTACTCCCTGGTCGGGGTGACCCGGGGCCGGGCAGCGCCCTTGTCGTCGGCGTCGAGCGGGCGCGGACCGTTGCCGCCGGCGGGGACCTGCTTCGTCAGGTCCGGGCTGGGAGCCGCAGCGGCGGGGCCGGCGCTCTGGCCGGCCAGTCCGCCGAAGGCGCCGCCCAGCCCCTTGAGCGCGTCGCCGACCTCGCTGGGGATGATCCAGAGCTTGTTGGCGTCGCCCTTGGCCAACTCGGGCAGGGTCTGCAGGTACTGGTAGGCGAGCAGCTTCTGGTCGGCGTCGCCCTCGTGGATGGCCTCGAAGACGGTGCGGATCGCGGCCGCCTCACCGTCGGCGCGCAGCACGGCGGCCTGCGCCTCACCCTCGGCGCTGAGCACCGCGGCCTGCTTCTCACCCTCGGCGCGCAGGATCGCGGCCTGCCGGGCGCCCTCGGCGGTCAGCACCGCCGCGCGCTTGTCCCGTTCGGCGCGCATCTGCTTCTCCATCGAGTCCTGGATGGAGGTCGGCGGCTCGATCGCCTTGAGCTCCACCCGGTTGACCCGGATGCCCCACTTGCCGGTGGCCTCGTCCAGCACCCCGCGCAGCCCGGCGTTGATCACCTCGCGGGAGGTGAGGGTGGACTCCAGGTCCATCGAGCCGATGATGTTGCGCAGTGTGGTGACGGTGAGCTGCTCGATGGCCTGGATGAAGCTGGCCACCTCGTAGGTCGCGGCCCGGGCGTCGGTCACCTGGTAGTAGATGACGGTGTCGATGTTGACCACCAGGTTGTCCTGGGTGATCACCGGCTGCGGCGGGAACGGGACCACCTGCTCGCGCAGGTCGATCCGGTTGCGGATGGTGTCGACGAACGGCACCACGATGTTGAGGCCGGCGTTCAGGGTCCGGGTGTAGCGGCCGAAGCGCTCCACGATCGCCGCGCTGGCCTGCGGGATCACCTGGATCGTCCGGATCAGTGCGATGAGCGCCAGCACAACCAGAATGATCAGCACGATGAGGACGGGTTCCACGGTGTCTCCCCTGGACAACTGGACGAGCTCTGACAACTGCCGTGTACGACTGGACAACTGGACGACTGGACGGCCTGCGCCTGCCGCCGGCTGCTAGTCGACCAGGGCGGTGGCGCCCTGGATTTCGATGACATCCACTTGCTGGCCCGGCTCGTAGACATGGTCCGGATGCAGCGAGCGGGCCGACCAGATCTCGCCGTTCAGCTTGATCCGTCCGCCCGTCTCGTCCACCCGTTCCTGCACGACGGCCCTGGCTCCGAGCAGCGCCTCGATGCCCATCCGGACCTGCGGGCCCTTCTTGAGCTGCCGGTAGGCGATCGGCCGGACCACCACCAGCATGGCCACCGCGACCCCGACGAAGACGAGGAACTGCCAGACCACCCCCGCCCCGAGCCCGGCGGCTATCGAGGCCGCGACCGCGCCGACCGCGAACAGGCCGAA is a genomic window of Kitasatospora azatica KCTC 9699 containing:
- a CDS encoding SPFH domain-containing protein, whose product is MEPVLIVLIILVVLALIALIRTIQVIPQASAAIVERFGRYTRTLNAGLNIVVPFVDTIRNRIDLREQVVPFPPQPVITQDNLVVNIDTVIYYQVTDARAATYEVASFIQAIEQLTVTTLRNIIGSMDLESTLTSREVINAGLRGVLDEATGKWGIRVNRVELKAIEPPTSIQDSMEKQMRAERDKRAAVLTAEGARQAAILRAEGEKQAAVLSAEGEAQAAVLRADGEAAAIRTVFEAIHEGDADQKLLAYQYLQTLPELAKGDANKLWIIPSEVGDALKGLGGAFGGLAGQSAGPAAAAPSPDLTKQVPAGGNGPRPLDADDKGAARPRVTPTREYPQIDPE
- a CDS encoding outer membrane protein assembly factor BamB family protein — its product is MTQDGYEYQHSWYPGTDQQPPQYQPQPGDQTWQWHGYQEQYQPGQHQPGPYSQEPYSQEPFQQDQYQQVEAPQYVDPYAVPAPAADPDPLNPLEPVAVPAPEPDAQPAADPTTDPAADPAPGSDPASSPRRGGGSLLDRARSTAKGAVSGVLATDGLPDRRALLIRGAAGVAALAVLITAGIVVTSGGSGSKSTPAGPASDTGFAVAHNKIWAAQPAAAPQQGGDDTLTGSWLLADALVRADSTGVHAYDLATGKPTWTLDAPAQGAVPCGLSPTVNPAGLGGALFRTQADPKSPCTLLAAVDTKAGKTAWTKKLSDTNNPYAAHVAVTDDKVIAVGDDKVSAWAAADGKDAWQYGGQGKFCTLSGNASGATVLLHSACADSNPGEQVVALGVADGKVTWSHGLDGQPKTVSVLSAEPAALLTTGDQPTDEKVLAFGQNGDPAGTVAIMQDGSRLDATHGTFDPVPTVFFQDHTLVSTLAAADGTLAAAAYDLGNGKQLWHTAVNEKGTVRAVGLDNGALVLGADERVGQPAHLSRFALTTGQESVGGGFPRDTGSLLTSGRVLIGGGRVLAVPEHSTHFGTATAYQAKS
- a CDS encoding DNA-3-methyladenine glycosylase, whose amino-acid sequence is MPKDPAAPLPRGFFDRPSPEVAPDLLGRVLRCTLPAGSVELRLTEVEAYQGPDDPASHAYRGRTARNAVMFGPPGHAYVYFTYGMHFCLNLVCGPELHPGGVLLRAGEVTGGVALARSRRSTSRRDHDLAQGPARLALALGVDRAQDGEDVVDGPVFSLLPGTPPPAARIRTGPRTGVATAADTPWRFWIDGDPTVSPYRAHTPRRRSPSKTG
- a CDS encoding HNH endonuclease encodes the protein MRNTLVLNASYEPLSTVSLQRAVVLVLQDKAVVEQAHPLRVVRATGLSVPVPRVIRLQRYVRVPFRQRAPWSRRGVLVRDQHLCAYCGRRATTVDHLVPKSRGGADSWLNTVAACAEDNQRKADRTPEQAQMVLLRRPFEPTPEASLMLALGLRAGEAGELADWLPQPVSVSASQPVPA
- a CDS encoding sulfite exporter TauE/SafE family protein, encoding MTPWEGLAVFAAGAGAGTINVIVGSGTLITFPVLLAFGLPPVTANVSNTLGLVPGSVSGAIGYRRELVGQRGRLIRLGIASMLGGLLGAMLLTRLPSKAFDAIVPVLILLALVLVVIQPRVARAVAARGGATTHPDGSPALVAGVFLTGIYGGYFGAAQGVLLLALMGMLLRDELQRMNAVKNVLALIVNAVAAIFFMFTAHIDWLVALLIAVGSALGGLIGAKVGRRLPPVALRGLIVVVGLIAVTKLLIS
- a CDS encoding NfeD family protein, with the translated sequence MDSWVWWLLVAVGLGVPLAATALPEFGLFAVGAVAASIAAGLGAGVVWQFLVFVGVAVAMLVVVRPIAYRQLKKGPQVRMGIEALLGARAVVQERVDETGGRIKLNGEIWSARSLHPDHVYEPGQQVDVIEIQGATALVD
- a CDS encoding 4a-hydroxytetrahydrobiopterin dehydratase: MTNRILLTEDEITAGLAELPGWQRQGDSIARTADAADFPAAIRVVVAVAEAAEELDHHPDIDIRWRTLSFVLSTHSAGGLTGLDLQLAARIDRALRES
- the tyrS gene encoding tyrosine--tRNA ligase, which produces MTDIVDELQWRGLLALSTDEDALRKAFADGPVTFYCGFDPTAPSLHLGNLVQILTMRRIQQAGHLPLGLVGGATGLIGDPKPTAERVLNDPETVAGWVLRLRGQIEKFLDFEGPFAARMVNNLDWTSGLSAISLLRDVGKYFRVNNMIAKEAVARRLNSDAGISYTEFSYQILQGMDFLELNRRYNCTLQTGGSDQWGNLTAGTDLIRKAEGKSVHALATPLIVKADGTKFGKTESGTIWLDPELTTPYAFYQFWLNADDRDVATFLRIFSFRSKEEIEELERETAERPQARLAQRALAEELTTLVHSAEEYERAVAASKALFGQGDLAELAAATLASALAEVPRATVTELAPMADLLVAVGLAPSRSAARRTLKEGGAYLNNAKVADEDAVPTEADLLHGRWLVLRRGKRNLAAVELVTN